A stretch of Pseudomonas sp. CCC3.1 DNA encodes these proteins:
- a CDS encoding LysR substrate-binding domain-containing protein has product MDSFQFDGIPEFTLAAQLGSFTAAALQLGVTSSAVGKSVTRLEKRLGIKLLHRTTRKLSLTREGEAYLASCLRVMDELADIESSLSSGGAEPRGRLRIDLPAAFGRRHIAPMLISLARKYSQLDLTLTFGERTVDMISDGIDLAVRIGDLKDDPELIARRLGEQHLVICAAPDYLNQCPPILYKSDLLERDCIIAWRKGLRMTWLLKNAKAGIEEQEVRVRHEFGDGEMMLRATLEGCGLCQLPTWLVSEHLRTGALITVLDNYAGATMPIHVIWPRTRYIQPKVRIVVDALLNMAEEKAALFGVTDTLRMS; this is encoded by the coding sequence ATGGATTCTTTTCAATTTGATGGCATCCCGGAATTTACCCTCGCTGCCCAGCTGGGAAGTTTCACGGCGGCGGCATTGCAATTGGGCGTCACCAGTTCGGCAGTGGGCAAAAGTGTGACCCGCCTGGAAAAACGCTTGGGTATCAAGCTGCTGCATCGCACGACGCGCAAGCTGAGCCTGACCCGTGAAGGGGAGGCCTATCTGGCCAGTTGCTTGCGAGTGATGGACGAGCTTGCGGACATTGAAAGCAGTCTCTCTTCAGGGGGTGCCGAGCCAAGGGGGCGTTTGCGAATCGATCTTCCTGCCGCTTTTGGTCGACGACACATCGCCCCCATGTTGATTTCCCTGGCGCGGAAATATTCGCAGCTTGATCTGACGTTGACCTTCGGTGAGCGGACGGTCGATATGATCAGCGATGGTATCGATCTGGCGGTTCGAATCGGTGATCTGAAGGATGATCCAGAGTTAATTGCGCGCCGACTCGGTGAGCAGCATCTGGTGATCTGCGCGGCGCCCGACTACTTGAATCAATGCCCACCGATTTTGTACAAGTCCGATTTGCTGGAGCGCGACTGCATCATTGCCTGGCGCAAGGGGCTGCGTATGACATGGCTATTGAAGAACGCAAAAGCCGGAATTGAAGAGCAGGAGGTCCGAGTGCGGCATGAGTTTGGCGACGGTGAAATGATGTTGCGCGCAACTCTGGAGGGGTGTGGGCTTTGTCAGTTGCCGACATGGCTGGTTTCGGAGCACCTGCGCACTGGGGCATTGATCACTGTTCTGGACAACTACGCAGGCGCAACCATGCCCATACACGTTATTTGGCCGCGCACGCGTTACATCCAGCCGAAAGTGAGAATTGTCGTCGATGCTTTGCTCAACATGGCCGAAGAGAAAGCAGCCCTGTTCGGTGTGACCGACACCCTCCGCATGTCGTAG
- a CDS encoding APH(3') family aminoglycoside O-phosphotransferase: MAIQYFIGDAVLNADDIGESPCDVYSFQRGNDRFFLKFCPVILAPTTYSVLREARVLSWLMGRLNVPEVVMVDHNLEGEYMLTRCVPGVPLQARIDDPASITGLFRESLRQIQAVPVGDCPFDSGVGVRLQELDYLLAHDLGELNLDLLQWPHLNTPQKLLAHLKATLPSESRVFSHGDLCDANVFVDAQDNLHFIDLGRGGIADRWLDIAFVHRNLRNKVSAKTADAFLQSLDEPDNAAKREYFEQLDEFF; encoded by the coding sequence ATGGCGATCCAGTATTTTATTGGCGATGCGGTGTTGAATGCTGATGACATCGGCGAGTCACCTTGCGATGTTTACAGTTTTCAGCGCGGGAATGATCGATTTTTTCTCAAGTTCTGCCCTGTGATTTTGGCTCCCACCACCTATAGCGTTTTGCGTGAGGCACGAGTGCTGTCGTGGCTAATGGGCCGCTTGAATGTGCCCGAGGTCGTAATGGTCGATCACAACCTTGAGGGTGAATACATGCTCACTCGCTGCGTGCCTGGGGTGCCGCTTCAGGCTCGTATTGACGACCCTGCATCCATCACGGGGCTGTTCCGTGAATCTTTGCGTCAGATTCAAGCAGTGCCGGTCGGTGACTGTCCTTTCGACTCCGGTGTTGGGGTTCGCTTGCAGGAACTGGATTACTTACTGGCTCATGATCTTGGTGAATTAAACCTCGATCTGCTGCAATGGCCGCACTTGAATACACCGCAGAAACTCCTGGCTCACTTGAAGGCGACATTGCCCAGTGAGAGCAGGGTGTTCAGCCACGGAGACCTGTGTGATGCCAATGTGTTTGTCGATGCCCAAGACAACCTCCACTTCATTGATCTGGGGCGTGGCGGTATTGCGGATCGTTGGCTGGACATTGCTTTCGTTCATCGAAATTTGCGTAATAAAGTATCGGCAAAAACAGCGGACGCCTTTCTTCAAAGTCTGGATGAGCCTGATAACGCGGCTAAACGTGAGTATTTCGAGCAACTGGATGAGTTCTTTTAG